The following coding sequences lie in one Xyrauchen texanus isolate HMW12.3.18 chromosome 25, RBS_HiC_50CHRs, whole genome shotgun sequence genomic window:
- the LOC127618678 gene encoding leucine-rich repeat-containing protein 38-like: MFSCVHWLQPFLVLLSSTLLTWGYNCPSSCLCPDHHTVDCTGQGLTRLPDSIPLDVRRLLLSNNWIPWIPSDFLVLYSDLVYLDLRNNSLTWLEPGTLSTSSRLVYLDLGSNNLTEIPSGTFGESRSLIKLRLGNNPFLSMVRKDAFLGLTSLRELELERNALSGLDVVVLSQLPSLRVIRLEGNPWVCNCNFAKLFLWLLENRHKLPTGLEGMECSLALDGQQVSLSVLSEDSFRECRGMLTLTDYLIVIFSGICISVVAIIASFFLASTIHCFQRLKAKRTDEEEGED; this comes from the exons ATGTTCTCATGTGTTCACTGGCTTCAGCCTTTTCTTGTCTTGCTGTCCTCTACCTTATTAACTTGGGGGTACAACTGCCCATCCAGCTGCTTGTGTCCGGACCACCATACAGTGGACTGCACAGGTCAAGGGCTCACCCGTCTACCAGACTCTATCCCTTTGGACGTGCGGAGACTCCTATTGTCTAATAACTGGATTCCCTGGATACCCTCTGATTTCCTGGTTCTCTACAGCGATCTTGTCTACCTGGATCTGAGAAATAACTCCCTCACTTGGCTGGAGCCTGGGACTCTGAGCACATCCTCCAGGTTGGTCTATCTGGACCTGGGGAGTAACAACTTGACTGAGATCCCCTCTGGGACTTTCGGGGAGTCCCGAAGCCTGATCAAGCTACGACTGGGCAACAACCCCTTTTTGAGCATGGTCAGAAAAGATGCCTTTTTGGGCCTCACCTCTTTACGAGAGCTGGAGCTGGAGAGAAATGCACTCTCTGGACTGGATGTTGTGGTGTTGAGCCAGTTGCCTTCTTTGCGGGTGATACGCTTGGAGGGGAACCCCTGGGTGTGCAATTGTAACTTTGCCAAACTCTTTCTGTGGCTGTTGGAGAATCGTCACAAGCTCCCAACGG GTTTAGAGGGTATGGAGTGCTCCCTTGCTTTGGATGGGCAGCAGGTGTCACTGAGTGTGCTTTCTGAGGACAGTTTCAGGGAATGCCGGGGAATGCTGACTCTCACTGATTATCTCATAGTGATTTTCTCTGGGATTTGTATCTCAGTGGTGGCCATTATTGCCAGTTTCTTTCTGGCATCCACGATCCACTGTTTCCAGCGGCTGAAAGCCAAAAGGACAGATGAAGAGGAGGGAGAGGACTGA